The following proteins come from a genomic window of Oncorhynchus masou masou isolate Uvic2021 chromosome 25, UVic_Omas_1.1, whole genome shotgun sequence:
- the LOC135513730 gene encoding stromal cell-derived factor 2-like, translating into MFESACPRVSHPLALGYVRIDTNMGLIHALRGFIKSLLVVLLWCKCQGRESEFNYVTCGSLVKLLNTRHNVRLHSHDVKYGSGSGQQSVTGVESADDANSYWRIRGKPNRTCQRGVPIQCGQAIRITHMTTGRNLHTHHFSSPLSNNQEVSAFGENGEGDDLDVWKVQCDGSIWERDEAVRFKHVGTDAFLTVTGEQFGHPIRGQREVHGMGTANQNNYWKAMEGVFIQPSQEPLRHNHEEF; encoded by the exons ATGTTTGAAAGTGCCTGTCCTCGAGTTTCACATCCTCTCGCTCTCGGTTATGTCCGCATAGACACAAACATGGGATTAATTCACGCTCTCCGCGGCTTCATCAAATCGTTGTTGGTCGTTCTTTTGTGGTGCAAATGCCAGGGTCGCGAGTCCGAGTTCAACTATGTCACCTGCGGTTCACTTGTGAAATTGCTGAACACGAGACACAACGTTCGGCTGCACTCCCATGATGTCAAATACGGCTCAG GCAGTGGGCAGCAGTCTGTGACGGGCGTGGAGAGTGCAGATGACGCCAACAGTTACTGGAGGATTCGGGGGAAGCCCAACAGGACCTGCCAACGCGGCGTGCCCATCCAGTGTGGGCAGGCCATCCGCATCACGCACATGACCACGGGACGtaacctccacacacaccacTTCAGCTCGCCGCTGTCCAACAACCAG GAGGTGAGTGCGTTCGGTGAGAACGGCGAGGGGGATGACCTGGACGTGTGGAAGGTGCAGTGTGACGGCTCCATCTGGGAGCGGGACGAGGCAGTGCGCTTCAAGCACGTCGGCACCGACGCCTTCCTGACCGTGACGGGCGAGCAGTTCGGCCATCCCATCCGCGGGCAGAGGGAGGTGCACGGCATGGGCACTGCCAACCAGAACAACTACTGGAAGGCTATGGAGGGTGTCTTCATTCAGCCCAGCCAGGAGCCGctgagacacaatcatgaagagTTCTGA
- the LOC135513732 gene encoding ubiquitin-conjugating enzyme E2 L3-like isoform X2: MKNFRNIQVDESNILTWQGLIVPDNAPYDKGAFRIELIFPAEYPFKPPKITFKTKIYHPNIDEKGQVCLPVISAENWKPATKTDQVIQSLIALVNDPQPEHPLRADLAEEYSKDRKKFFKNAEEFTKKHGERRPMD; the protein is encoded by the exons ATGAAAAACTTCCGAAACATTCAAGTGGATGAATCCAACATACTGACCTGGCAAGGTCTCATTGTCCCT GACAACGCTCCTTATGACAAGGGAGCTTTCAGGATTGAATTAATCTTCCCAGCCGAGTACCCCTTCAAGCCCCCCAAGATCACGTTCAAGACGAAGATCTACCACCCCAACATCGACGAGAAGGGAcaggtgtgtctgcctgtcatcaGCGCAGAGAACTGGAAGCCAGCCACCAAAACGGACCAAG TAATTCAGTCCCTGATTGCGTTGGTGAATGACCCCCAGCCAGAGCACCCTCTGAGGGCAGACTTAGCAGAAGAATACTCAAAGGACCGGAAAAAATTCTTTAAGAACGCAGAAGAGTTTACAAAGAAACATGGAGAAAGGAGACCAATGGACTGA
- the LOC135513732 gene encoding ubiquitin-conjugating enzyme E2 L3-like isoform X1 produces MAASRRLHKELEEIRKSGMKNFRNIQVDESNILTWQGLIVPDNAPYDKGAFRIELIFPAEYPFKPPKITFKTKIYHPNIDEKGQVCLPVISAENWKPATKTDQVIQSLIALVNDPQPEHPLRADLAEEYSKDRKKFFKNAEEFTKKHGERRPMD; encoded by the exons ATGGCGGCGAGCAGGAGACTGCACAAG GAACTTGAAGAGATTCGCAAGTCTGGAATGAAAAACTTCCGAAACATTCAAGTGGATGAATCCAACATACTGACCTGGCAAGGTCTCATTGTCCCT GACAACGCTCCTTATGACAAGGGAGCTTTCAGGATTGAATTAATCTTCCCAGCCGAGTACCCCTTCAAGCCCCCCAAGATCACGTTCAAGACGAAGATCTACCACCCCAACATCGACGAGAAGGGAcaggtgtgtctgcctgtcatcaGCGCAGAGAACTGGAAGCCAGCCACCAAAACGGACCAAG TAATTCAGTCCCTGATTGCGTTGGTGAATGACCCCCAGCCAGAGCACCCTCTGAGGGCAGACTTAGCAGAAGAATACTCAAAGGACCGGAAAAAATTCTTTAAGAACGCAGAAGAGTTTACAAAGAAACATGGAGAAAGGAGACCAATGGACTGA